In Pseudopipra pipra isolate bDixPip1 chromosome 24, bDixPip1.hap1, whole genome shotgun sequence, a single genomic region encodes these proteins:
- the LOC135402182 gene encoding CYFIP-related Rac1 interactor A-like isoform X1 gives MGTGRCRASGTVGAQGCRCCSTLFCFSRSGLLAMGNLIKVLGKDLENCPHFFLDFENAQPTEAETAVWNQVNAVLEEAQTILAELQSYTGAGQEIREAIQNPGDLRLQERAWSAVCPLVAKLKRFYEFSLRLENALRSLLEALTSPPYAPTQHLEREQALAKQFAEILHFTLSFDELKMTNPAIQNDFSYYRRTISRNRINNLQLDAESEVNNEMANRMSLFYAEATPMLKTLSNATTKFVSENKTLPIEDTTDCLSTMACVCRVMLETPEYRSRFTNTETLLFCMRVMVGVIILYDHVHPVGAFAKTSKIDMKGCIKVLKDQPSTSTEGLLNALRYTTRHLNDDTTSKQIRALLQ, from the exons atgggcacaggcaggTGCCGTGCAAGTGGCACCGTGGGGGCTCAGGGGTGCCGGTGCTGTTCCACTCTGTTCTGTTTCTCTCGCTCAGGTCTGCTGGCCATGGGCAACCTCATAAAGGTATTGGGCAAAGATTTAGAAAACTGTCCTcattttttcctggattttgaAA ATGCGCAGCCGACGGAGGCCGAGACGGCGGTGTGGAACCAGGTGAACGCGGTGCTGGAGGAGGCACAGACCATCCTGGCCGAGCTGCAGTCCTACACGGGTGCCGGGCAGGAGATCCGAGAG GCCATCCAAAACCCCGGGGACCTGCGGCTGCAGGAGCGGGCCTGGAGCGCCGTCTGCCCCCTCGTTGCTAAGCTGAAACGCTTCTATGAGTTCTCCCTGCGGCTGG AGAACGCCCTGCGGAGCCTTCTGGAGGCCCTCACCAGCCCCCCGTACGCCCCGACCCAGCACCTCGAGCGGGAGCAAGCCCTGGCCAAGCAGTTTGCTGAGATCCTTCACTTCACCCTCAGCTTCGATGAGCTCAAG ATGACCAACCCTGCCATCCAGAACGACTTCAGCTACTACAGACGGACCATCAGCCGGAATCGCATCAACAACCTGCAG ctggaTGCAGAGAGCGAGGTGAACAACGAGATGGCCAACAGGATGTCCCTCTTCTATGCTGAGGCCACCCCCATGCTCAAAACACTCAGCAATGCCACCACCAAGTTCGTTTCGGAG AACAAGACCCTCCCAATCGAGGACACGACTGACTGCCTGAGCACCATGGCCTGTGTCTGCAGGGTGATGCTGGAGACCCC GGAATACCGGAGCCGCTTCACCAACACCGAGACCCTCCTGTTCTGCATGCGGGTGATGGTCGGCGTCATCATCCTCTACGACCACGTCCACCCCGTGGGGGCCTTTGCCAAGACCTCCAAGATCGAT ATGAAAGGCTGCATCAAAGTCTTGAAAGACCAACCCTCAACCAGCACCGAGGGGCTCCTGAATGCTCTGAG GTACACCACTCGGCACCTCAACGATGACACCACGTCCAAACAGATCCGGGCCCTGCTGCAGTGA
- the LOC135402182 gene encoding CYFIP-related Rac1 interactor A-like isoform X4, with amino-acid sequence MGNLIKVLGKDLENCPHFFLDFENAQPTEAETAVWNQVNAVLEEAQTILAELQSYTGAGQEIREAIQNPGDLRLQERAWSAVCPLVAKLKRFYEFSLRLENALRSLLEALTSPPYAPTQHLEREQALAKQFAEILHFTLSFDELKMTNPAIQNDFSYYRRTISRNRINNLQLDAESEVNNEMANRMSLFYAEATPMLKTLSNATTKFVSENKTLPIEDTTDCLSTMACVCRVMLETPEYRSRFTNTETLLFCMRVMVGVIILYDHVHPVGAFAKTSKIDMKGCIKVLKDQPSTSTEGLLNALRYTTRHLNDDTTSKQIRALLQ; translated from the exons ATGGGCAACCTCATAAAGGTATTGGGCAAAGATTTAGAAAACTGTCCTcattttttcctggattttgaAA ATGCGCAGCCGACGGAGGCCGAGACGGCGGTGTGGAACCAGGTGAACGCGGTGCTGGAGGAGGCACAGACCATCCTGGCCGAGCTGCAGTCCTACACGGGTGCCGGGCAGGAGATCCGAGAG GCCATCCAAAACCCCGGGGACCTGCGGCTGCAGGAGCGGGCCTGGAGCGCCGTCTGCCCCCTCGTTGCTAAGCTGAAACGCTTCTATGAGTTCTCCCTGCGGCTGG AGAACGCCCTGCGGAGCCTTCTGGAGGCCCTCACCAGCCCCCCGTACGCCCCGACCCAGCACCTCGAGCGGGAGCAAGCCCTGGCCAAGCAGTTTGCTGAGATCCTTCACTTCACCCTCAGCTTCGATGAGCTCAAG ATGACCAACCCTGCCATCCAGAACGACTTCAGCTACTACAGACGGACCATCAGCCGGAATCGCATCAACAACCTGCAG ctggaTGCAGAGAGCGAGGTGAACAACGAGATGGCCAACAGGATGTCCCTCTTCTATGCTGAGGCCACCCCCATGCTCAAAACACTCAGCAATGCCACCACCAAGTTCGTTTCGGAG AACAAGACCCTCCCAATCGAGGACACGACTGACTGCCTGAGCACCATGGCCTGTGTCTGCAGGGTGATGCTGGAGACCCC GGAATACCGGAGCCGCTTCACCAACACCGAGACCCTCCTGTTCTGCATGCGGGTGATGGTCGGCGTCATCATCCTCTACGACCACGTCCACCCCGTGGGGGCCTTTGCCAAGACCTCCAAGATCGAT ATGAAAGGCTGCATCAAAGTCTTGAAAGACCAACCCTCAACCAGCACCGAGGGGCTCCTGAATGCTCTGAG GTACACCACTCGGCACCTCAACGATGACACCACGTCCAAACAGATCCGGGCCCTGCTGCAGTGA
- the LOC135402182 gene encoding CYFIP-related Rac1 interactor A-like isoform X2, translating to MLFSSCFFSCRFHMGNLLKVLTYNELDQGPNFFLDFENAQPTEAETAVWNQVNAVLEEAQTILAELQSYTGAGQEIREAIQNPGDLRLQERAWSAVCPLVAKLKRFYEFSLRLENALRSLLEALTSPPYAPTQHLEREQALAKQFAEILHFTLSFDELKMTNPAIQNDFSYYRRTISRNRINNLQLDAESEVNNEMANRMSLFYAEATPMLKTLSNATTKFVSENKTLPIEDTTDCLSTMACVCRVMLETPEYRSRFTNTETLLFCMRVMVGVIILYDHVHPVGAFAKTSKIDMKGCIKVLKDQPSTSTEGLLNALRYTTRHLNDDTTSKQIRALLQ from the exons atgcttttttcctcttgtttcttCTCTTGCAGGTTTCACATGGGGAACCTTCTAAAAGTGTTGACTTATAACGAACTTGACCAAGGCCCTAATTTTTTCCTTGACTTTGAAA ATGCGCAGCCGACGGAGGCCGAGACGGCGGTGTGGAACCAGGTGAACGCGGTGCTGGAGGAGGCACAGACCATCCTGGCCGAGCTGCAGTCCTACACGGGTGCCGGGCAGGAGATCCGAGAG GCCATCCAAAACCCCGGGGACCTGCGGCTGCAGGAGCGGGCCTGGAGCGCCGTCTGCCCCCTCGTTGCTAAGCTGAAACGCTTCTATGAGTTCTCCCTGCGGCTGG AGAACGCCCTGCGGAGCCTTCTGGAGGCCCTCACCAGCCCCCCGTACGCCCCGACCCAGCACCTCGAGCGGGAGCAAGCCCTGGCCAAGCAGTTTGCTGAGATCCTTCACTTCACCCTCAGCTTCGATGAGCTCAAG ATGACCAACCCTGCCATCCAGAACGACTTCAGCTACTACAGACGGACCATCAGCCGGAATCGCATCAACAACCTGCAG ctggaTGCAGAGAGCGAGGTGAACAACGAGATGGCCAACAGGATGTCCCTCTTCTATGCTGAGGCCACCCCCATGCTCAAAACACTCAGCAATGCCACCACCAAGTTCGTTTCGGAG AACAAGACCCTCCCAATCGAGGACACGACTGACTGCCTGAGCACCATGGCCTGTGTCTGCAGGGTGATGCTGGAGACCCC GGAATACCGGAGCCGCTTCACCAACACCGAGACCCTCCTGTTCTGCATGCGGGTGATGGTCGGCGTCATCATCCTCTACGACCACGTCCACCCCGTGGGGGCCTTTGCCAAGACCTCCAAGATCGAT ATGAAAGGCTGCATCAAAGTCTTGAAAGACCAACCCTCAACCAGCACCGAGGGGCTCCTGAATGCTCTGAG GTACACCACTCGGCACCTCAACGATGACACCACGTCCAAACAGATCCGGGCCCTGCTGCAGTGA
- the LOC135402182 gene encoding CYFIP-related Rac1 interactor A-like isoform X3 — translation MGNLLKVLTYNELDQGPNFFLDFENAQPTEAETAVWNQVNAVLEEAQTILAELQSYTGAGQEIREAIQNPGDLRLQERAWSAVCPLVAKLKRFYEFSLRLENALRSLLEALTSPPYAPTQHLEREQALAKQFAEILHFTLSFDELKMTNPAIQNDFSYYRRTISRNRINNLQLDAESEVNNEMANRMSLFYAEATPMLKTLSNATTKFVSENKTLPIEDTTDCLSTMACVCRVMLETPEYRSRFTNTETLLFCMRVMVGVIILYDHVHPVGAFAKTSKIDMKGCIKVLKDQPSTSTEGLLNALRYTTRHLNDDTTSKQIRALLQ, via the exons ATGGGGAACCTTCTAAAAGTGTTGACTTATAACGAACTTGACCAAGGCCCTAATTTTTTCCTTGACTTTGAAA ATGCGCAGCCGACGGAGGCCGAGACGGCGGTGTGGAACCAGGTGAACGCGGTGCTGGAGGAGGCACAGACCATCCTGGCCGAGCTGCAGTCCTACACGGGTGCCGGGCAGGAGATCCGAGAG GCCATCCAAAACCCCGGGGACCTGCGGCTGCAGGAGCGGGCCTGGAGCGCCGTCTGCCCCCTCGTTGCTAAGCTGAAACGCTTCTATGAGTTCTCCCTGCGGCTGG AGAACGCCCTGCGGAGCCTTCTGGAGGCCCTCACCAGCCCCCCGTACGCCCCGACCCAGCACCTCGAGCGGGAGCAAGCCCTGGCCAAGCAGTTTGCTGAGATCCTTCACTTCACCCTCAGCTTCGATGAGCTCAAG ATGACCAACCCTGCCATCCAGAACGACTTCAGCTACTACAGACGGACCATCAGCCGGAATCGCATCAACAACCTGCAG ctggaTGCAGAGAGCGAGGTGAACAACGAGATGGCCAACAGGATGTCCCTCTTCTATGCTGAGGCCACCCCCATGCTCAAAACACTCAGCAATGCCACCACCAAGTTCGTTTCGGAG AACAAGACCCTCCCAATCGAGGACACGACTGACTGCCTGAGCACCATGGCCTGTGTCTGCAGGGTGATGCTGGAGACCCC GGAATACCGGAGCCGCTTCACCAACACCGAGACCCTCCTGTTCTGCATGCGGGTGATGGTCGGCGTCATCATCCTCTACGACCACGTCCACCCCGTGGGGGCCTTTGCCAAGACCTCCAAGATCGAT ATGAAAGGCTGCATCAAAGTCTTGAAAGACCAACCCTCAACCAGCACCGAGGGGCTCCTGAATGCTCTGAG GTACACCACTCGGCACCTCAACGATGACACCACGTCCAAACAGATCCGGGCCCTGCTGCAGTGA
- the LOC135402182 gene encoding CYFIP-related Rac1 interactor A-like isoform X5, which produces MTNPAIQNDFSYYRRTISRNRINNLQLDAESEVNNEMANRMSLFYAEATPMLKTLSNATTKFVSENKTLPIEDTTDCLSTMACVCRVMLETPEYRSRFTNTETLLFCMRVMVGVIILYDHVHPVGAFAKTSKIDMKGCIKVLKDQPSTSTEGLLNALRYTTRHLNDDTTSKQIRALLQ; this is translated from the exons ATGACCAACCCTGCCATCCAGAACGACTTCAGCTACTACAGACGGACCATCAGCCGGAATCGCATCAACAACCTGCAG ctggaTGCAGAGAGCGAGGTGAACAACGAGATGGCCAACAGGATGTCCCTCTTCTATGCTGAGGCCACCCCCATGCTCAAAACACTCAGCAATGCCACCACCAAGTTCGTTTCGGAG AACAAGACCCTCCCAATCGAGGACACGACTGACTGCCTGAGCACCATGGCCTGTGTCTGCAGGGTGATGCTGGAGACCCC GGAATACCGGAGCCGCTTCACCAACACCGAGACCCTCCTGTTCTGCATGCGGGTGATGGTCGGCGTCATCATCCTCTACGACCACGTCCACCCCGTGGGGGCCTTTGCCAAGACCTCCAAGATCGAT ATGAAAGGCTGCATCAAAGTCTTGAAAGACCAACCCTCAACCAGCACCGAGGGGCTCCTGAATGCTCTGAG GTACACCACTCGGCACCTCAACGATGACACCACGTCCAAACAGATCCGGGCCCTGCTGCAGTGA